The DNA sequence ccaaaaaaaaaaaaaaaagcttatgaTTTGTATAACTTTGCTGCTATTTATAGTTTGAGGTAGATGACAACAAAATACAATAGTTAATGTAATGAAATTAGAGAGTTGGTTTACTTGGGTATATGGAAAGTGTCTTCTGCTTTTcaatatataattatagaaaaatgttagatgactaattttttttgtatttgttttataTGTGAACCAATAATAATTAactctattttttttactaaaaatattagcCTCTTAACACTCGCCATAATTATATTCATAGTATGAAATACACATTAGAATAATTTTTAGACAAAGATAATAGTTAAAATGTGAATTAGTATTATATCGGACAATTTTCTAAAATATGTAAAATCATCTAATTATGTTTCAACTAATATTTTACAAAAAAGCTGTTTTAATAATTTTCTTGTTTGTAGTTTCCACCTATTAATGTTTTTGCTGGGAAGTGAGATTTCCCATGTAGCATTGCGCAATGCATAGtatatatcttttcttttttgggtGTCTAATGCGTAGTATATCTCTTTCACTTATGATTGAATATTAATACTTTTGGTCCCTTCTTTTTTCATCTGAGTATGATTAACGTATGGCGAAAAAAGCTTCACATTGCCATATGAGATGTAATCATTTCTTCATCATTAAAGTTGTGTCCTCTACCATGTTTTTCACCCATAAAGATTATTTTAGCCCCTTTGAGAGTCCGTTCCCTAATAATTAGCAGCACAAACCCACTTCATCCAAACGACAACCAGAATCTCAAACTATCCCAACATCTATCATATCCAAAAAGCCAATAACCGAAAAAAGaacgaaaaaagaaaagtaattctACAAACATAGCATAACAGCATATACAACTTTTCCATGCCTTCCATAGAAGCACCGTCACATATAAGTTTCGAGTAGTGTCTTGTTTgtttttatcatcacaaaagTGTGTGTGTATACATGATGGAATTCAAGAAGTAAAGTACTACACATCATCTCCTGAGCTCTGAATACTCAAAAGCAAATGATTGAACATtctaaaaaccaaaaattaaaaaagcaCAAAACAACAAACAACTAACTAACCAATCAATATCTCAAATTATACAATGGGGCATACCCCTAATTATATAACTCCCTTTCCCCTCTGTAGCCATCTTCTATATCAGAAAGAGCCATCACCAAATGTTCtaatttcccccttttttttaatatataattaaaattacaaataaaaattaaaaaagaaaaagaaaaaactaaaaccTAGCATTTTCAAAGCCGTGCAAGTCGCTGACTCTATTCAATGACTTCTTGATCATGGCCATCTTAGCCAGCTTCTCGGCGGCTTGCCAAGCCGATGTCGGCGTAAGCGGCTCGCCGTTCTCATCCACAAAACTCGTTTCCTTATCCCTATGATCTCCCCCTCTCCGCCGCGACTGCATCGCTATCATATGCTGCTGCTGGACCTGAACCTGCTCCATCTGAACCTTCTGATGCTTCAGCCAATGAATCTCTGCCAGCTCAGCCTCCAAACCTCGAACATATTCCGAACCCGAACCAGATTGCAAAATAAGCGCGCGAGCCGAAGCAAGCAAATGGTGCGCGCTGGTGAAATCGTTACCGTGATCCACCAGTCTTCTAGACTCAGCTACGGCGCGCGTCGTGATGAACAAGTTCCTCAGCTTCTCGACTCTTGCGCCGGAAGAACAACGCGTGCTCTGCGGTGGTGGCACCACGAGTCCCTGCTCCCGACCGTACACAATCTCTTGGCTGGCAGGGTCCTTGTATAGGCACCGTACGGTGATGACGTGGCGAGTGGTGAAAGCGGGAACGGGAACTCGAAGCTCAACAAGGAGCTCCCTCTCTTCCTCCGCGTAAAGATCGCCGAGCCTCACGGCGCCGCAGCTCAGAAGCGTTGGCCTTCCGCCGCAAGAGTATATAGCACTGATTTCAGCGGAGTCGCACTGCACGCCGAGCTGGACTCTAAGATCTTGAACCACCACGCTTAATAAGCCGCCCACGCGCTTCGCGAACGCGTCCTCTGAAGGTTCGTTGCTGTAACCGCTTTTTGTGCCGAAACCGGATGAGTGAACCGGGATCTCGATGTGTGCGAACCGAGTCGATGACACGTGGCTTGATGGTTTTCGTTGATTGGATTTGTTGCTTGCTTGGACTCTCTCGTCTTGGCCGTCCGACAGGAGCATCACGCTCGCTACAGGATTTCTCTCTCTCCGATCTTCCAAGACTTTCGTCGCTTTGCGGAGTGCCTCGCCGGCGTTGCCGTTTCCGCCTTGGCCAGCGACAAGGCGGTCGAGGATGCGGCGAGCCATGCGCTGTCCCTGAGGTGTCATTCTCCGCAACGGTAAGAGCCGTTTGGGCGACGCGGAGAAGGCCACGATCGAGAGCCTATCTGCGGGGCCGAGTGATGAGATAACCAAACGCATCGCTCTCTTCAGCATGAGCAGCTTCGCGCCGGTCATGGTTCCTCCAACGTCAAGAACCGTCACAAGATCTATCGGTGCTCGCTGTTGCGACATGTTCCGCACCGGAGTAAGCGGCGGTGGTGGCGGAGCCTTCACTTTGAGCACCAAAGCGTAGGTCTCGTGAGTTCTTGAGACGGAAATGACGGCACACTCCGGCATGAGCTTCACCTGAACGGTCCTGGAATCTGCCTCAATATTTTGAAACTCGTCAGAGTAGGATTTGACTGAGGAAGCAGAAGATTTTGGATTAACGAAGAATCCTTGAAATTCACCGGCATCGTCTTCGTCGTCTTCGTCTTCCGCTTTTTCATCAGCTTCAGGAATCGGAATAATCCTGCCGCCGGAGGTCGGAGAAAGGAGAGGTTCATCATCGTCGTAGAACCTAATCGACTCTGAATGCTTCTGTTGCTGAGGTGGCTCCACAGGGTTTGTGTTGAAAACTGAGGAATTGTTATTTTCTGTGGGATTCTTCATGTCGCTGGCATTCTGAGACTCTGAAGGGAGGTTCTTGTGCGCAGCAAGAAGTGGCACGTCTTTCCACGTAGCGTTGCAAACTGGGCACACAAGGCTACCTTGCTTGCGAACATGTGAAGCTATGCAAGGAAAGTGGAAAGCGTGGGCACATTCTGCAGTGTATATCGCAGTGCCTTGTCCCGTCTTCACGCTGTTCAAGCATATTCCGCAGCTACTCTGTTAAACGTGAAAAACAGCCAGAATTAAGAACCAAACGGTACAATaattttgagttttgaatttttaacttTGCATTGTACACAGTACACACCCTGAATTTGAAGCTGTTCTTGAATAGGGACAATTTGAGAGGGGAACGAGGTGAAGATGGATTTGAAGCTGCAAGCGTCTTGGGGGACTTGTTTGCTCTTGGCGTGCTTAATTTGCTTGCAACTCTGGGGCTCTCATTTGATGCAGCTGCTTCGGCGATTGTACGGCAACGCAGGCTTGGGCTTGAAACGGATTGAGATTGCTGTTGATGCAACCTTGGAGTGGAAGGATTGCTGAGGAAACCGAGTCTGCCACAGCTTCTcgggcttgggcttgggcttgagctTCTACGATGCTTGTTATCGGATAGGGTGGATTCTGGGTCGCGTGTGCAAAAGGCTCTTCTCCAACCAGTTCCCATTTTTCAAAGACCAAAAGGTGTGAGAtgaggagaaaaaaaagaaaagacagaACTAATCCACAATGAGAATAGCAGGTGCCTTCTTCCTTAGCTTCTATCCCTTTCTATCGctttttattattactatataaTAGTATTGCTTTTGCTGGaatgagaaggagaaggaaaagaaaggaatagttttgtttgttttgttttaatgGATCTGGAGGTGGCACAGAAGACAAACGAATTCAGTGAGTAGAGCATGGGATCAAACGGAAAATAAAACAAAGAGACAAACTCAAACCCGCactaataagataaaaatgataaAGATATACACTCAATTGTCCAGCCTAGGCTATTctgttcctctctctctctctctctctctctctctcttatattgAGAAACGCAAAAAGATCTCTGCAATTAAACGCCTTGAGAGAGATCTGTCTTACCCCCTTTCTCTCTCCCCCCTTTTAACTTGTACAAAAAGGGAAGGCCCCTCGtcctttaaataatttatatagtaTAGTATTATATAATACACAGgcctaattattaattaaactgaGTTCATCAAAGAATTACCAGGATTAATACCCTAATACACATGTTTCACCCACCTTAACCGCCACTTGTTGGTTGGTTATCTTGAATTAACCGGTCAAACCCAACTacctattaaatttatttatttttttgccattGTATTCTGTCTCACCAAACACTGATCATCGTTCATCACCGACCTGTTGTGAGGCCACAAGTTGATCATAACCAAACagaagataaaatatatataacgCCTGCCTATCTATCCATCTACTGCTCCCATCCATGCACATCACCTTGTGACGCATCCACAGGGTACACGTGCCTTAGCTTTCACTTCTCACCTtccaaatttgatccaaaataatAGTATTGAACTAATGCGACATTGGCCTCATACTTATTTTGGTTCCTGTAAATACATGAATGAATCATTTTAGTTTTTAAGTTTATAATAGATTAGAATCATTTAATTTACATGGACTCAAATCAACTTGTTCGCAGTGAATTTGATGGTATATAGTGAATGTTATGTGTGTACTTGAAATCCCACGGCTGAAGCTGAACGCTTAGAATGGCCGTCTGATTAGTCACATCCTGATCAGTGATCACCATCGTGATGAATATCCCATCCGTGAGGCTGAGAGTGACAGTAACACACAAAAAACTGTGGAGCCTGTGTGCAACAGACTGAGAGAAATGGACCACTAGGGAGACCCACTCTTCTAACAAATTCCAAATTTTTACTACAGACTGCGACTTCACAAGTTTACATGCCTATTGAGTATATACATGTACAACCCCAAAAATTTTACCCTGAGCTTGAACCTCGGATTACAGTGTAGTAATTTTCACTGCAGTAAAAAGAGGGGAGTGGACACAGTAAAAACCTAGATGTCAGTGTGTGAGGGCAGGGACAGGTTTAGGAAGTAGAGTAGTAGTGTAGTACACTGTTCCATGCATGTCTCACTGTCTTGGGCCGTTGTATTAATTGGCGCAGATTGGAGTACAGAAAGGTTAATACATCAATTGCCATAAAAAGATTCAGAATTTATACAAAAGACTCACTGATCACACATTCACATGACCCGTCCCTTCTTGGTCTGTCAGTAGTTTGGAGACCCAACCAAACACACTCTTATTATCCTTTGGTAATAAAACCTCATTATACATCCACTATCCTTCTCCATAAAGTTTAAACTATTAATTTAAAGCCATTATTACCCTTATGGCATAAACAGCATCACATTAACATGCTTTATGCCCCCACCTGCTTGGCCTAGTTAGCCAAGTCTAATACTATTAATAATGAATGAATTTGATTATTCACCCAAAGCCATAACAAGAGGGGTCCTCTTTGTTTTTCCActtttctttcttcaaaattcaaaaagtgTATTATTTTAACCACTTGTATGAGCGTACAATAGTTAGTAAAATAAACAATTGTTACATGTAGCTAGAGTAGAGACTAGAGTTGGAGAAAGAATCGAATAAAAAAGGTGGATGGAGAAAGTTCTTGGATAAGTGCAAGGCCACCAAATTCAACCACTAGGAGTGGGTTTCTTAAAACCAGCAAAACGAGGCAGAGAGGGAGTCACAGAGGGGGGTTGGTACCTTCCCAAAAGGACATAGTAACTTATATatatttagagagagagagagatttgacTGGCAGTGTAGTGTCATCAAAGAGTCAATAATTTCGACACGAACGGCGTTTGGGCATCTAAAGGATGCTGACGTTTTCAGAGAGGTCATACTCACAAAGCTTTAAGCTTAGCTCGTGCATTGCATTGTGCATTGCATAGCATAGGGAGAAAACATCGCTCGCCACTCATAAAAACTGCGTTTGTCAAATCTCTCAATTGTCAACTCACCCCGGGAATATAGTATGCACTATTCAGTATGCATGCTATGCCATATCCATTTAGTAATATTTTATGCCTTATCATTCTCACTTTCTCACTTATAATTTTTGTTGAGAAATAATAAactatcataatttattattttttattattatttaattattaatttaattttttagtctaataatttaataatatattttattttatatttttaaatattaataattaactaattattaaaaataattaattttaaaaattttttaatatttttctttttttgccaattctactatattttttatttaatgtttaactttattttaatttattttttatagtaaattttaaattttatatttttaataaaatattaatgatttaattatttttaacaattagacacaaaattttaaacaccataacaaatttttttttcttttcttttttgtatataaataaagAAGAGTGTATATTACTAAGATATATAGAAAAACAATACAAGAAAATCAAGAACAAATGATtctccattttttaaattattttcaccTTGTTTGAAAGACTTATTAAAAGCTCTTAATTTTCACTAAGTTTATTTCACGATCATACAATTTGtttctttaaaaaaagaaaaaactttttTAGTCTACATTTAGTCAATTTTgtgttcaatttttttattgggtagttattagttaaaaaagaaaTGTCTTCCCTAATTTAACCATTAAAGCTAGAAGAATTGTATTCTAACCAAACCCTCTACTCTAGATGATAATGTTATATTGCAAAGTGTCACAAATTTGCTTCTTTCCTGAATCAGCGAACCTAATAAGATAATCAAGAAAAACCAATCTAAGATTCTCAGCTGTAATATTCATCTTTTAACCtaatcattatttttaatttattattgccGACGCTTTTCAGTTTTTCTTTATCTATATAGCTAGCTAAGTTAGGCAGCTAACTAAAGTCACTTTGGATTAAAAATAAATGGATTTCACCGGTAATTCGATTTCTTCTAGACAAAAGATTTCGTGTAGGATAAAAATTTCACTTTATGCTCTCTTTAAAAATTTGCTTCTCTTCTT is a window from the Arachis hypogaea cultivar Tifrunner chromosome 17, arahy.Tifrunner.gnm2.J5K5, whole genome shotgun sequence genome containing:
- the LOC112767100 gene encoding E3 ubiquitin-protein ligase WAV3; translated protein: MGTGWRRAFCTRDPESTLSDNKHRRSSSPSPSPRSCGRLGFLSNPSTPRLHQQQSQSVSSPSLRCRTIAEAAASNESPRVASKLSTPRANKSPKTLAASNPSSPRSPLKLSLFKNSFKFRSSCGICLNSVKTGQGTAIYTAECAHAFHFPCIASHVRKQGSLVCPVCNATWKDVPLLAAHKNLPSESQNASDMKNPTENNNSSVFNTNPVEPPQQQKHSESIRFYDDDEPLLSPTSGGRIIPIPEADEKAEDEDDEDDAGEFQGFFVNPKSSASSVKSYSDEFQNIEADSRTVQVKLMPECAVISVSRTHETYALVLKVKAPPPPPLTPVRNMSQQRAPIDLVTVLDVGGTMTGAKLLMLKRAMRLVISSLGPADRLSIVAFSASPKRLLPLRRMTPQGQRMARRILDRLVAGQGGNGNAGEALRKATKVLEDRRERNPVASVMLLSDGQDERVQASNKSNQRKPSSHVSSTRFAHIEIPVHSSGFGTKSGYSNEPSEDAFAKRVGGLLSVVVQDLRVQLGVQCDSAEISAIYSCGGRPTLLSCGAVRLGDLYAEEERELLVELRVPVPAFTTRHVITVRCLYKDPASQEIVYGREQGLVVPPPQSTRCSSGARVEKLRNLFITTRAVAESRRLVDHGNDFTSAHHLLASARALILQSGSGSEYVRGLEAELAEIHWLKHQKVQMEQVQVQQQHMIAMQSRRRGGDHRDKETSFVDENGEPLTPTSAWQAAEKLAKMAMIKKSLNRVSDLHGFENARF